The genomic segment AGCGGatctttcatcttttcatcttaCTGTCGGGGGGGACGATAAACAGAGACATTTCTCAAGAGCAATTACTCAATTAAcatgtataaaatatattatgtgtgtgtgttccctgtatatTCCCCTCAAAAATTCCACAAGGGAATGAAAAATGTTGTTGAAAGGACGCATTGAACAAATTGTCAATTTAGACTAAAACATATCTCAAATGTCCTAAACTTGAATCAATttacagaaacacattttaaaatagtCCATGCATGTTTCAAACCATAAATTCTAAACCGGTTTACTTAACTGATGACCATTTTGCAAAGCATAAAAGGAGCTGACATCACTGcagataaataaatggaaaccATTTTCTGAGATGAGAAAGGAGAGAAGTAATTTATAAACCGAGAGTATGCTTTGGATAATAGTTGGCAGTAACGTTGAGGATACACTATTTGTTGTAAATGAGATGAATTAAACAAACTTAGGTCTTTTAGAGTCACTCCCTGAAGTTGAATAAATAAGTGTTACCctcattaatgtttttattggatTATGTGGAATCGCATTTCCATTGTGAAGCTGTCGCTGCTCTTTCCCACATGTTGGGAACTTGCGAATGACAAATTTCTAAATTTCAGCAGAGCAGCTATATATTTTATAGTTATATTGATTGTGTTCATGCTATCATAAatcctctctcatctctgtctctttctgatCATCTCTTACAGATCTTTTGGCTGAGGGTGAGTATTCCGTTGACGGACTGAATATAAGAAATGCTTGCAGATTTTTCATCGTCCATCTGGGCTTTCTACCTTAAGTTAACTGTTGTCTCAGTGTCAGGTTGCTTTGCATTGAAAACAAATGTAGTTATTATCTTTCACACCCTTCCTGTTAATCTCTCACAACACACATCTGCTCTTTAAATTTTTTAGTCACTTTGACACTGCCATCTTCCACCTATCTTACTTTTTTTATCTTGCtattcctctcttctctcttgtaACGGGGTCGTGGCATTTGGATTATGGGGTAAACCTGCTTAGCAGCTCCATCTGCCTCTGATGGAGCTTCTGAAGCTCTCCTGGCCGAGGGAGAATCTGCTGaggctgatgctgatgctgcagctACCCCTGCAGCTGTCGCACCCAAAGCCACCgctaccactgctgctgcagctcgacCAGTCCCCGCCTCTCTGCCCATCTCCGCCCCTGCCACCACCTCAGCCACAGAAATCGACCTTTTCGGAGGTCAGTGTGGTTCGACAGTTGGATGTAGGGCCATATTCATGGCATGGCTGCCTGTCTGCTACAATCATTTTGTCATTAAGTTATTAACTGATATagattttgtaaataaatccCTGGGAGAGTTTGAGAGAAACACTTCCTAAACTTTCCATTGCAGCCACTAGTAAATTCATTGAGAGTGCTTCTTTTGAAAACCACATAAATATACGTTTGTTCTATTAGATACATTTTGGATGTGATGTATGTTTCTGTGATATCTAAAGAATGAAGAAAATGTAACTCTCATTTTTTGATGTAACATGAAGACTtaataacaaatatttaaatgtatattgtaTACAAGCAGTTGGCACCAGAACCCCAGTTTGTGTCTTGTGCCATATATTACCATCAACATTTGAGTCACAGAGCTAAAAATCTGATGAAAAAACCAAACAATTTCCACTGTTATGTATATATTTCCACAATCCTCAAATATTCTACTTGATATCTggattaaaaatgattttgtcagtaaaatgaaaaattataCATCGCTCATCAACATGTAGAGTTTCCATCCCACGAGCACTCAGTAATTATTACCATATTATGACATGCATACTCAGTAATCATGGGACCACACCCATCATTAAAATCATCCTTCAAATACACACCTGTAAAGTTTTTGTGACTGCACTTGGCAGTGTTGTGATGAAACATGTCCGCAGACAAAATCCACCTCTGTGATTGTATCTGCTACAGTAGGTGTCTCCAGAACCATACTTTTTAATGATGACTCACgcaagcactcacacacatggtGACATCAGCCAGCAGTCAATTAGCTGGTTAATGCAACCGATTATACAATTCTTCATTTAGGTGTACACACTGAACAAGGAGAATTGTCATGTCCATCTGCCATATTTGTttggatatttaaaaaatattttcctccatgtaGTTAGTGGTAGTCCGTGATGATCCTGGAAATACctagagaaaaaaaacaattttaaaatcatcagatttatattttttataaattagatGCTTAATGGTGTAACTCAAATGTAATGGTAATCTACCTGTTACTAATATTCTTGCTCCCTCATTTGTTACGAGCATGCACACTTATGTGCTTTCACAAACCCTGTTTTGCACTGAGCACAGAGCAAAACGTTTATCATTTCTGGCATATCTCAAAAATACCAGGCACTGCAGAGGATTacttgtttttctctgggtTTATTCGAAGCTGCACAGTTGTCACAGAATACGAATATGCTTAGACATTGACATGTTTTAAAGAGTGTTTCATTATGTACATGTGCACCTCAGTAAACCCACTGCAATGTAATTAATCTCCTATCAGTTGCTTTTTGTTCTTTTGGTTTATCACCCATGTTTCCCTAATGGCTTACCAACAGTTTCATACATTTGCCACAGTGGTGAATAGCTGGATGATATTTTGGCTTTCTAAAAATAACCCCAGCCCCAACATTTGTATCTGCTGAAAAGAATTTGAACTGAATTTCTTCGTCAAAGAGATACTCTTCCTAGTCCATCCCTGAACCTGACATGTTCCTTCTTGTCACAGAGCAAAATGAACTTGTGACAACCTCATTTCACACATCTGCACAAACTGTGCAGTCACTGAATTCAGCATTATGCAGCCTTCCAAAACTCATCATATGACTAATGGTGGTACAATCTGATCAGTCGTCACAGTAACCAGGCTGCATATTTCTTGTATTCTCTGCTTTTCCCTGATGCTGACCTCTCATTTTTGTTTCCTGTCCACTCCATCTCTTTACTCATCCTATGTTCTTTACATCCATGTGTCTGTCGATGTGTTGGCCCTGGGggttatgttttgtgtgtgttgcgttCCGGCTGTATTCGTCTACAATACCCTAGATGCGTTTGCACCTTCCCCAGGAGATGGTCCTGCTGCCGTGGCCGCGGGCCCTGCTTCTGATGCTTTTGGTGGATCTGGTGGGTGACAAGACAGCTttttgtgcaagtgtgtgtgtgtgtgcgtgtgtgtgtgtgtgtgtgtgtgtgtgtgtgtgtgtgagatatgtGTGATTGCAAAAGCTGTTTGCTTTTATTATATTGAAGCTGCTTCTGCAATCATAGGAGACAGTAGAACAAACGTTTACTGTTTCACCCCAAATCCTGCTGTAATGCCCCAGTCATGgaccctctcctccctcatcttgactcctcatctccttctaaTATTCACCCAGTGAATAGTACAGTAAAAAGCAGCTATTTATTACACTGTAGGAATAAATACCATTTGTTTTAATACCACTTACTCTAAATAATGATGGTAATATTTGTGCTATCATCGTTgagcctttttttccttttactttGAATATAACTAACTCCATTCAGTTTCTTTCTTCGACCTACTATTTACAGCAAATCAGTGGCTGGAGCAGTGCATGTAATGACTGTGCTTTCTCACAAATGATATTCTTCAAACACTGGAAATCAAATGTTTTcctttatattacattttggGTGCTCTAGTTTGGGCATTTATTAGTAACTGCAGCAGTCACAGAAGCAGTGGCACGGACCAATTACACATGCTGATCTGCTTAGCTTTTCAATGATCAGAATATAGGCTCTTAGATGATCCATAACTTATCTCTGGAAAATTGATTTAACACACATTAAAAGTTCTTGTATAAGAAtgtataagaaaagaaaaagtttatACAGAAAGTAGAAATCGCTGCTATATTAAAATTTTCAGCATATGATTAACTAGCTAATGTttacacagaaataaatgataTCTCTTTGATGTTTTCCGAGCCATGTAACAACGTGCTGCCTTGTAAGGACTGGATAGATTAAAGATAGGGTTGGTAATTTCTCTCTGAAACACGTttcatcttatttgttgaaatcctctgtcctgtcagccatcaataaaaaaagaatcagaAAAAACGAAAACTCTTgcagaacattaataaacactAACCAAACGAAATGATTAGCTGgctacctgtctgtcactaaccgaCCTGCCTGCTCACATCCTGCCCgtgctctcactgcacatgaCCGAGTCTTCACAAGCCAGACACAGAGATGATATAGCCAGAAGTAAGCAAGCTAGTCAAGGAAAAGTCGGCTCGTAGCAGTTGTCAGTCATTGCACGTTTATGTGTTTTGGGGGTGTAGCTTTGACAAGAGGGCTAATGGCAGGGGGTTGGATGTATCGGTCACATTTTTGAAAAGTGTACCCTGGTCTTGCTAGCTTTTcaaggattaccaaccctagctttaaataGCCAGTTTCTGTTTATATCGATGTCTGGGTGAATAATATTTAGCTTACactaaatttgattaatttgattCTCACAGATGAAGACAAGTCACTGTTAGTCCTTGGGTTGTTAAGTAGAAAATAGTTTATTAAAACGCTCTTAGTTCCATTATAGTTTTCAAGCTTTTATGTAATAACCTTTTGCATGCAAACGTGTTATCTTAAGTTAATTTTTGTACAGTCAGTGATGAGTTAGTGAAGAATTGGTCAACATTGTCAGTTGTAGCTTGTTTTGGAGCTCCAGAGGCATTCTGGCCTCAAGATGCTTTTTACCGTGATTGCTGTTCTAACAAACCCTCaatccccctccccttccccttccATCCACCACCCCCTTCCCCTCTTCTCTAATCATACCCCCGCCCACCACCAACCCTTGCTGCTCCTCATGAAGACCCCTTTGCCACGACGGAAGGGAGTGCAGAAATTGCTCCAGAGCTGGACCTGTTCGCCATGAGGCCCGCCGCCACGGAGGCCATCGCCACCACCCCTGCCGTCATCATCCCTCCCACCTCTAGTGAGGCGCCGACCATCGTCGCCCCAATCGCTGCCCCCGCTGCTCCCACCCCTTCttccaccaccacaaccaccaccgacaccaccacaGAGTCTGCAGCCGCTCCGACTCTAGATATCTTTGGTGGTAAAGTCCTCTCGCTCTCATTCTGCCTCTAACTACATTGCCCTGCATTATGACACTGACGATGACAATGGTGAAGGTTTTGATGATGAATGTGTTGCTCCTgctagtgatgatgatgatgatgatgctgatgatgaatTAGTGACAATGATAACAACTTGCCCAGACCCtacatttcaaatttggttTTCTATTTTCCATGATGCTTTTTCTTCAGAAACAGATAATTTAAACAAGCTAATCAAACATCTTGACCTCCTCTGCttaacagaaaacatttttgatATACAAAAATTACAGTGACTGCCATTTAGTCTGTTGCTTTCAAAGGTAATCCCTTAATTATGCACTGTACCAAAACCCTGAAagctgtttctctccttttcttatCAGAGGTGGCTCAACTTGTTTTGATTATTAACCTAATACTAACACATATGAAACCATAGAGGgaagaaatgtattttcttctcctgcttgtGATCAGTGTTTTAGATAGTGACAGCTGAGAATGCTTTATTGTAGCTTATGCACTTTAGTTGAAGGGGAATATTGCTTAATTTTTAAATACAGGTATACTGCAATTTTGGTTGATCAGGTTCACTCCCACTGACCAGAAGAGAGGTTATGGGTTATGAATATTGGTAGAAAAGTGTATGGCTATTCATGTGATTTGGAAAAGGTGTATGCAGAACTTGCCACTTGCTGCAGTCAGCAGCTAATGGATTGCCAtacatggtccccagaggatgaatcttaCTCACCTCTCCTGTGGGGTCTTAAATAATATCATATTTATTAGACcaaatgaatacaaaatcaAGATATTCATGGTTTCCTGATGATGTATTCAGCTGACTTTGGTGATTCGGACTTTTCAAGTAGCTATACAAGGCAGAGTACACAGACTTAAATCTGTGATAATCACATAACCATAACAACTAAAGTCATTTCtggaaatgaaacaaagaaaaagcaTTTTAGAGTCCTCCTGGTGAAATTTTGCAATATTCCTTCTttgaactgttttattttgcattgcattgagcagacacacaacaactcaCCTGATTGATAATATAAATCTATCTTGCTGCATCTCTTCTTAACTCATCATTCTGTATGCACTGAACTAAAACTCTGAATGTCCATATGATTGTGTGTCCTTGTTCTTAGATATGTTTGATTCAATGCCTGAGCAAAGCCCCACCACAGAATCCAAAGCTGCTACCACTCCTAGCGTAGACCTTTTTGGTGCAGGTACAGGAGCTGATATCCATTTCTCTGTGTGGAACCTCTTTCATCTCCTCTGGTTTCCATACGTCCACTTGTCtgtcatgtctttttttttcaccccaCACGTCTTGGTTTGTCCCCCATAGTGATATGATGACTGTGCATGTACCCACTCGTTCAGTCTTGGATTGTCGTTGTGGCTGCTTTTTTATCTACGCTGTATCTTTTTACCTGCCACGCTAATACTTTTCTTTGCTCCCCCGACCTCCacgttttttcttctttctcgtATTCTGCCTCTCGCTTGCTTTGGTAAATTAGACCTTCCTGCTGTCTCACGTGGGCCCTCTCCTTTGCCCGAGCTGGCTCTGGCTGGAGACATTGTAACGGGTGAGTTCAGCTGCTTTACCTTTACTGCATCACAGTCTCCCTTCCTTTTTTCGACAAAGTGAGCAGCAAGACACCAGACCTGACTTAAGATGAAGTCTTTTGCATGGAGCTTGTGTCtgcatgcacaagcacacaagtCAAATACCAAATCGTGCAAACTTCAAGGATGTGGATACATTAAAATGCAGGGATGCTTGCTTACTTAtcctgcttcctctctgcaTGCCAGGCATAATAACAGTGCATGAGCAGAGCATTCTCTGCTAAGAAATAAAGCCTTCACTGACTTATGCAGGCGTTCAGATTGAGAGTAATTGAATcccttcctgcttcttcttctctgcttaGACTTTACATCTCCAGCTCTTGCTGCTGCTTCGCCTTCCCTTGCTCCTGCTGAAACTCCAGGCTCAGAAGCCTCGACTCCGCCCCAGGCAGAGTCGGTGCCAGTTATTGACCTGCTGGGTACTGTGCTGCACTAATTCACtatcacacaaatacacagacatatACATCCTTTGAAACAACATATGCTGTGtacaatatgtaaatatgtatagatatatatcCATACATATATACAGAATATTTCTCCATTCTGTATGTTTGTACATTTTTTACttaatgtttctctttcttcttggtgtttaaaaaaaaatcatcactGAGTTGTTACAGTAAGTTCTGAGGTCATTGTTTGTAGCTTAGAGGCTAATAGAGTAAAGTGATAGACTGTAGGTGTGGAACAAATTCCAGCCCTTTTTAAATAAGGCTATAGACTGATTCTAGATACAAAACAGAAAGTAGTTTGCAGTAGACTCCACTTACGTTAccaaaataattttaaaactctgtgttgtgtgttgccattgtgtttttatttctgttctgtTCATGCAATGCTCAGAATTTTGCTGACTTACTGAACTAAAACACGGGATGTGAACCTTTTCTTATGGACCGGCACTTTGTTTGCATAGCTCAATAATTACTGAATggattgttttgaaatgtgtgatgatgaaacagatgttttttgtaCTGATGTAGCTTGAGTAAAGTAGTAATTATAAAGTATTAtaatattcaatttttttacAACGAACAAACATGGAAGCTCCAAAAATAATTTTGCACAGATTTTATGCATTTTATTAACATATTAAATGTCCATCTATCTTTATAATATaagttaaatataaagggtcacatttgttttctatcATGTTCAGTTAGTGTGAATGcgttttatgtctttttttatgtaacatgtaaaatatgcaaatatacagCTTGGCCAGTCTTTTAATTGAACATAATCTCGTGATTTTACAGGTACAGGTACACCCTTCTACCACAAAGacaagtggtatagataatggatggttggatggatggatggatagcaAAACTGAGAAGGGTTCACACATTCCAGCTTCTCTCTTTTGATTTGTTGTCTGTGAGCTGGTGCAAAGCCGGCTAGCTCCCATTGTAAAAACTGTTCACCTTGATCTGTGTTTcgaatatgaaaaatatattcaacacaTACACAATATACAGTCTAGGCTCTCAAACTAAACCATGTCCGACCTTGAATTTGAGGACATTTGAGCCTGGGAAGTCCTAGAAAAGCCCTCGAATTTGGTGTTTGAAAACTCTGGTTCCATCATAACCTGACATATTctcagtttttagtttttctgtatGACCATATTCTGGGCATGTGCATTTATCGAGGTAGTCAGGGTgatctgtctccctgtctcccacCTCCCTACCGTGTCTCAGTGTGTGGTCCAGGGCTGACCTCTCACCCCTTTCTGCCCTCCATGCTGCATTGTTAATAATTGGACGGCCATGCAGACTCCTTCAGCAGTTCTGTGGAGGAGACGCAGAGCTCTGCTCCTGGAGGGCCCGGAGACGACCTGCTGGGAGGTGAGACACCTTTTAGAGTTCCTTCAAAGCATCTCATGAAAATTATGGTTAAATTACTGCAGCAAATCTGGATGAAATAATGACAGCCTTGAAGAAAGTTGTAAAGTTGGCAAACAACTGCTGGAAATATCTTATGCTGCTAAATGTTATGCAGTAAGTAATGTGGGTGATGCATCAGTCAAATGGATGTTGACACAGACTTGGCACAGGACTGGTTGATTTAATTAGAAAGTTCTAAAATGGATTTAGTCTCATTTGTGAAATGTTTCCTCCACGACCTCAGAGTGATGCCAAATCTTCTATCTGTCATTGGTGTATGGCCAAATGTTGATTAATATCGCATAGGTCTCTCTGTTTTgaccttttttgttttcaactgtTTACCTTAAAGAATATTAAattttcaacacaaacattgtATGCTTTCAGTATGACAAATCTGAATGGTGCAAGTCTTTGAGTCATACACTGTGTGTAGCATTAATGGCAGTAAAACTATAATCCCTTTTAGGCGTACATTAACAGACCTAGACACTGTATTTTAATGGGCTTCACATGTAGTGCCTAAGAAGAAAAACAGTGTACATTTTGCTCCTTAATCATATATAGTGATCTGTGGTGGAAGAAGAGTATTTTATTGAAGAACAAGTAAAACTACAACAGTGGGAAAATAGTCATTTGAAGTTAAACCCCTAATGAGGTAAAGTACAAGTTTTTATCACCAAAATGTGCTGAAAGTGTCAAACCTAAAAGAGCTTTTGTTGCAGGAACAGGTCCTTTGGGTCCGACAcgttatgttttattattagattattaaGACTGTATTTGATCACTGCAGCTGTGTAACATGGTGTTAGGTTTAACTACTCTACACAGATCACAAGATAAATGTGAGAGCAAATAAGATGATTAATGGTTTAAGAGAAAATGTCCTGTTACAGAATTATAAGTAAATTTGTCTGAATTTTCTGTACTTATCAGGATATTTGATTTCTGTGTGCCTTGTGTGGTTATTGAACTGAATCTGAAAAGTgacaaggtaaaaaaaatgtgcaGAGCCACAACTTTTTTTGTCACAAATGTCACAAACACTTAATAATGCATTTTTATGTCATAAACTCATTATAAACTTTTACTAGTAACTAGAAAAGTAACCAGTAGCTATGGCTGTCAAATACTGTAGAGGTATACAAATATGAACCCCCACTTGAAACTAATGAAGTAGCAGCGTAAAGTAGCATAAAATGCAATGAAGTACTTATAAGAATTATACTTATAAGAAGTGTAGTAATGTAGCAAATGTATTTAGTAACCAATGTGTTTGGTCCTGGAGTAACGGTGACAGGAACCTCATGATTGTCTCTTCTATGTCCCTCAGGCCTGATGTCTCCCACCCTGGCCCCCACTGCTGCTCCAACTTTGGCTCCTTTGGGTTCCTTGGCTCCTTTAGCTCCTTTGGCTCCCTTGGCTCCCTTGGCTCCTTTGGCCCCCTTGGCTCCCTTGGCTCCAGCTCCGGTGCAGAATAACCTCTTGGATTCAGGCTTTGACGCCCTGGGCTCGCTGGTGTCTCCAACACGACCAGTccgtggagcagctgcagcagctgcagcagcagcagcagcagcaacagcaacagcagcagaaccTGCAACCACTACGTtggcgccctctggtggctttGATGCTTCAAGTAAGTGGATCATAATTAGTTATGTTTGGAGGAATCGTTTTCCTTCGCctaatttcattttaataaattgtGTGATTTTGGTGCCTTGTTCAatataagaaaatgaaaaaatgtctCCTATTCACATTTGCACAGGTCTCTTGCTTCATGCTTTGATCTGCTTCATTAAAACTGTTGTATGTTAACAATGGAGCGAGTCATCTTTTCCTGCTCACAGCTTGATTTCTGCATGAATGAGACTAACCTGATCTTCTCTTGCTGTCACTGTCCTCCGGATATGAATCTGTTGTTTCAGCAGCTTTACTCCTCAGCACTACTCCCCCCCTGCTACActgatttctctttctctttgttctcTTGTACTCTCACAAATGCTTTGCTTTTCTCCACCTCCTAATCATTCACATCTGCCCTCTCACAATCTTTTTTTGTGTTCCACATCTTTACTGTATTGcctcatttttttaaatgttcctttCACCCCTTTTCACACCCCCTCCGCTATGCTGGGTCATCATTGTTTGCTTCTTCTAATCTGTAATTGGTGAGTTGAACACTGCAGTTCATTGCAGCATGTGCAGTTCGGATGGTTCTTCCCTTCAGCGTCTTCTAACCATGTTTCTATTTTGCATGTTGCAAAACTGGCCCTGTTTGACTCCTGCATGAGACAACTTACTGTTGTTTGCGTTTGTACACTGCATCTTTATCTCCCTCTGTATAGCAGTGGCTATTATTGTGACCACATGCCATCAAGCTCTGAGTCTGCTTGAACTAGAGTATGTCTGAAGGTTTTCATTCCAGTCCTGAAGGGTTACAGCAACACTTTTTTGGTTATTTACTCATCCATGTGATCCATTGAACAGCATGACATTGTGGGTGAGGCTCTTACTCTTTGGTCAGAGATCCGAATCAAGAAAGCTAGATAATGAAAATACAATGATTCTTAGTGCAGGTGATTATAGACTTATAAAAACATAGTTATTCTGAGAATTCAAAAATGAGGTTGAAATATTAGCAGAGTAAAGTCATTATATTatcagaataaagtcataataataTGAGAATAGAGAAAGAATATTTGAGGAAAGGAGAACCTGTGTTTGCTGGACTTACACTCCTTCTGGATTCAAATGTTTGAATCATTctcatcgttttttttttaaacgacaGTCGACCAccaccaaacatttcctccgtCACAGAGGCAATTTCCTCTAAGTCTGATAATGGAGTGCTGATTAAGAAGGATCTTGTTATTTGTGCAACCTATTTTCAAATCTTAACAGGATGTTCTACATTTCCATTTTAACGTGAGCAACAGGCTgtttttctgatattttattgattcatttatttattctttctctAGAATAGGACAGAAAGAAAGTTCTGTTATTCTTGTAATAGTGTATAGTTTTAACgtttaacattttttatcaGTTTTGGAAACTATTTAATTTGCCACTGTGAAGCCTCTTGAACAATTACAATTGATATTTGCACTTCTCTCTGAGTGCAGAGATTCATAGCCAGTTGGAATGAAAACCTGCTAAATATTTGGCCTTGATGACATCTGGTTCAAAGCACTGCTTTATTGTAGAAGCAGCCAATAGTTAAGTTCCTGAACATGTAAAATGGCGAAGCAACGAGCCAAGAGAGTGCAGTTGCTGTAATTGTTTTCCTCTGAATGCTTAAACATATTGACAGTCCTGTATTGTGCATGTGAGGCACAGATAACGACCAATGCTGTCACAACTCGATTGCACCCCCACCGTACTGTCTGTTCTCACATCTGTCTGCTGCCCGTGTTGTAGCAAGATTAGGGATTTGCAGGTTGGTAatctgtgttgtttctctgaTGTCCCGCCATTCCCATCCTCTCCCAAAGTGTTTGGTGGATTAGGCGACTTGCTGATGCCTGCCGTCACGCCCCAGAGCACCGGGGGCAGCACTGCTGGAAGCACAGCTGGAAGCATGGGTACTCCCGTCGCACCAGGAGGCATGGCGGCTGCTCCCCCGGCCACCCCGCCTCCCACCAAAACCATTGGAGGGGATCTGGACTCGTCACTGGCCAACCTGATTGGAGGTAAACAGCAGCTTTTCATTCCTGAGCTAAGTCTTTAGAATCATTGACTCATGTCAAGTTAACTTTCTttgatttcctttttctcttcagaCCTCGGAGTGAAGAAAAAGTAAGTGTGTTTAAATATGTGTATTCCGTGTATGCATGATGCTTGTGAAGGCTCAAACACATGTTCCTCTGGTACAACAgcagttagattttttttagacataaaaatgtattcttaTTTAATTCCTGGAATTTGAACAAACTTCTCATGTCTCTCCTGTGTTAAATCTCTTTCAGGGACCCACAGAGTGAGAAGAAGCTGACAGGAGGTGCCAACTGGACGCCACATGTAGCCCCCACAAGCTGGGCTACAGGAGTCCCCATGGTAAGAACGATATGGACTCTCTCGCCAAGAGATCACACTTCATTCTAGAGTAGATAAAATTCTGCTTGTTGAGTTAAAAATTGTGTCTGCTGCCTCAGACACATAGGATGTAGCTGTTTGAAATGAAAGCAACAAGTCCCAAACAAATGTTGTTCATTGATGCAGAAAAGATGCAAACAAGATGGGAACATCCAAACTCCCACAAGCTGTGTGAGCTGTGATTAAGGTTTTAAGAACATACCAGTTGTGCTGATGTTATGTACAGTCTACGTATATGTTTACACTGGGGAGCAGCGAGAGATGGCATTTCAATCCCGACCTGTACATAATagaat from the Limanda limanda chromosome 11, fLimLim1.1, whole genome shotgun sequence genome contains:
- the snap91a gene encoding clathrin coat assembly protein AP180, yielding MSGQTLTDRIAAAQYSLTGSEVSRAVCKSTTHEQTAPKKKHLEYLIQATSETTVNVPQMADTLMERAGNASWVVVFKALITTHHLMVQGNEKFLQFLASRNTLFNLSNFLDKTGSHGYDMSTFIRRYSRYLNEKAFAYRQMSFDFGRVKKGAEGAMRTMSVEKLLKGMPTLQSQIDALLDFDVHPPDLDNPVIKSCFLLLFKDLIKLYACYNDGVINLLEKFFLMKRSQCKDGLEIYKRFLTRMTRVSEFFKIAEEVGIDKNDIPELTQAPESLLESLETHLNTLEGKKPSPTKEDTANNSMPAAAAAAAPAAATAAPPAKAPHRAPPARPGPPTKPPPPAVTPSAQAPITTTITSNALDDGFLLDLDPISSLSTGGAAAACSMTGWGDLLAEAAPSASDGASEALLAEGESAEADADAAATPAAVAPKATATTAAAARPVPASLPISAPATTSATEIDLFGDAFAPSPGDGPAAVAAGPASDAFGGSDPFATTEGSAEIAPELDLFAMRPAATEAIATTPAVIIPPTSSEAPTIVAPIAAPAAPTPSSTTTTTTDTTTESAAAPTLDIFGDMFDSMPEQSPTTESKAATTPSVDLFGADLPAVSRGPSPLPELALAGDIVTDFTSPALAAASPSLAPAETPGSEASTPPQAESVPVIDLLDSFSSSVEETQSSAPGGPGDDLLGGLMSPTLAPTAAPTLAPLGSLAPLAPLAPLAPLAPLAPLAPLAPAPVQNNLLDSGFDALGSLVSPTRPVPAAATATAAEPATTTLAPSGGFDASMFGGLGDLLMPAVTPQSTGGSTAGSTAGSMGTPVAPGGMAAAPPATPPPTKTIGGDLDSSLANLIGDLGVKKKDPQSEKKLTGGANWTPHVAPTSWATGVPMAGATPGAPGAPGAGPPSGAMVPPMSAQPCFAIPPAAGPGAPLMQPMMGQPMMGQPMMRPAFTSVAGAVPGAAAPGAPISSGPASQSPKKPKDPLADLDLKDFL